The Platichthys flesus chromosome 18, fPlaFle2.1, whole genome shotgun sequence genome includes a window with the following:
- the LOC133973238 gene encoding heterogeneous nuclear ribonucleoprotein Q-like isoform X3, producing MMSGDMATDLTGDMATELTGDMATDLTGDMATDLTGDMTTEPTGTTTTDPIGDMSPDLTGDMATDHVNGNGTEEPMDTTAAAAQSEHFPALLEAGLPQQVAEKLDELYVAGLVAHSDLDERAIEALKEFNEEGALQVLVQFKESDLSHVQNKSAFLCGVMKTYRQREKQGTKVSDSTKGPDEAKIKELLDRTNYTLDVTTGQRKYGGPPPESVYSGAQPTVGTEIFVGKIPRDLFEDELVPLFEKAGSIWDLRLMMDPLSGMNRGYAFVTFCNKDAAQEAVKQCNNHEIRPGKHIGVCISVANNRLFVGSIPKSKTKEQIVEEFAKVTEGLSDVILYHQPDDKKKNRGFCFLEYEDHKTAAQARRRLMSGKVKVWGNVVTVEWADPIEDPDPEVMSKVKVLFVRNLSNGVTEEILEKSFSAFGNLERVKKLKDYAFIHFEERDGAVKALEELNGKDLEGDAIQIVFAKPPDQKRKERKAQRQAAKTQMYDDYYYYPPPAHMPPPARGRGRGGNRGGYSYPPDYYGYEDYYDYYGYDYHNYRGGYDDPYYGYDDFQGPSRGRGGSRGSRGGASPSRGRGGAGGPRGRSSFSPRGGPGPGRGGRGPRGGVQPRGRGGVKGVEAGPDVSL from the exons ATG ATGTCTGGTGACATGGCCACGGATCTCACTGGTGACATGGCCACGGAGCTCACTGGTGACATGGCCACGGATCTTACTGGTGACATGGCCACGGATCTTACTGGTGACATGACCACCGAACCAACTGGTACCACGACCACTGATCCAATTGGTGACATGTCCCCTGATCTAACCGGAGACATGGCCACGGATCATGTAAACGGAAACGGCACAGAGGAACCAATGGACACTACAGCAGCCGCGGCCCAGTCAGAACATTTCCCGGCGTTACTGGAAGCTGGTTTACCTCAGCAGGTCGCTGAGAAGCTAGATGAACTCTATGTGGCAG GCCTGGTAGCACATAGTGACCTGGACGAACGGGCTATTGAAGCTTTGAAAGAATTCAACGAGGAGGGAGCCCTGCAAGTGCTGGTCCAGTTCAAAGAGAGCGACCTGTCCCACGTGCAG AACAAAAGTGCCTTCCTCTGTGGTGTAATGAAGACgtacagacagagggagaaacaagGGACAAAAGTTTCAGATTCCACTAAAGGACCCGATGAGGCTAAAATCAAAGAACTCCTGGACAGAACCAACTACACACTGGACGTCACAACAGGACAGCGAAAGTATGGCGGGCCCCCCCCTGAGTCTGTGTACTCAGGGGCCCAGCCCACAGTTGGAACAGAG ATATTTGTCGGGAAGATTCCCCGTGACCTGTTTGAAGACGAGCTGGTTCCTCTCTTTGAGAAGGCCGGGTCTATCTGGGATCTCAGGCTAATGATGGACCCGCTGAGCGGCATGAACAGGGGCTACGCCTTCGTCACATTCTGTAATAAAGACGCAGCCCAGGAGgcggtgaagcag TGTAATAATCATGAGATTCGCCCTGGAAAGCACATCGGGGTTTGTATATCTGTCGCCAACAACCGGCTCTTTGTTGGCTCCATTCCCAAGAGTAAAACAAAGGAGCAGATCGTCGAAGAATTCGCTAAAGTCACAG AGGGCCTCAGTGATGTCATACTGTACCATCAACCTGACGACAAAAAGAAGAACCGAGGCTTTTGCTTCCTGGAGTATGAAGACCACAAAACGGCAGCTCAGGCCCGTCGCCGGCTCATGAGCGGGAAGGTGAAGGTGTGGGGCAACGTGGTGACGGTGGAGTGGGCGGATCCCATCGAAGACCCCGATCCAGAGGTCATGTCCAAG GTCAAGGTTTTATTTGTGAGGAATCTTTCTAACGGTGTAACAGAGGAGATCCTGGAGAAGTCCTTCAGTGCGTTTGGAAACCTGGAGCGAGTGAAGAAGCTCAAAGATTACGCTTTCATTCACTTTGAAGAGAGGGACGGAGCCGTGAAG GCCCTGGAGGAACTGAACGGGAAGGACCTGGAGGGAGACGCCATTCAGATTGTTTTTGCTAAACCACCAGATCAGAAGAGGAAGGAGCGTAAAGCCCAGAGGCAAGCAGCCAAAACACAAAT GTACGATGACTATTACTACTACCCCCCCCCTGCCCACATGCCGCCGCCTGCGAGAGGCCGGGGCAGAGGCGGCAACAGGGGTGGCTACTCTTACCCCCCCGACTACTACGGTTACGAGGACTACTATGACTATTATGGCTATGACTATCACAACTATCGTGGTGGCTATGACGACCCCTATTACGGCTACGACGACTTCCAGGGCCCAAGCCGGGGGCGCGGTGGCAGCCGGGGCTCGAGGGGCGGAGCCTCTCCATCCAGGGGGCGTGGCGGCGCAGGCGGACCTAGGGGCAGGTCCAGCTTCTCCCCGCGTGGCGGACCGGGACCAGGACGTGGAGGGCGTGGCCCAAGAGGAGGAGTGCAGCCGAGAGGGCGAGGAGGG GTTAAGGGGGTCGAGGCCGGTCCTGACGTGTCACTATGA
- the LOC133973238 gene encoding heterogeneous nuclear ribonucleoprotein Q-like isoform X2: MMSGDMATDLTGDMATELTGDMATDLTGDMATDLTGDMTTEPTGTTTTDPIGDMSPDLTGDMATDHVNGNGTEEPMDTTAAAAQSEHFPALLEAGLPQQVAEKLDELYVAGLVAHSDLDERAIEALKEFNEEGALQVLVQFKESDLSHVQNKSAFLCGVMKTYRQREKQGTKVSDSTKGPDEAKIKELLDRTNYTLDVTTGQRKYGGPPPESVYSGAQPTVGTEIFVGKIPRDLFEDELVPLFEKAGSIWDLRLMMDPLSGMNRGYAFVTFCNKDAAQEAVKQCNNHEIRPGKHIGVCISVANNRLFVGSIPKSKTKEQIVEEFAKVTEGLSDVILYHQPDDKKKNRGFCFLEYEDHKTAAQARRRLMSGKVKVWGNVVTVEWADPIEDPDPEVMSKVKVLFVRNLSNGVTEEILEKSFSAFGNLERVKKLKDYAFIHFEERDGAVKALEELNGKDLEGDAIQIVFAKPPDQKRKERKAQRYDDYYYYPPPAHMPPPARGRGRGGNRGGYSYPPDYYGYEDYYDYYGYDYHNYRGGYDDPYYGYDDFQGPSRGRGGSRGSRGGASPSRGRGGAGGPRGRSSFSPRGGPGPGRGGRGPRGGVQPRGRGGVRGARGGRGGNVGGKRKADGYNQPDSKRRQTNNQNWGSQPIAQQPLQGGDHSGNYSGYKSDNQEFYQDSFGQQWK, encoded by the exons ATG ATGTCTGGTGACATGGCCACGGATCTCACTGGTGACATGGCCACGGAGCTCACTGGTGACATGGCCACGGATCTTACTGGTGACATGGCCACGGATCTTACTGGTGACATGACCACCGAACCAACTGGTACCACGACCACTGATCCAATTGGTGACATGTCCCCTGATCTAACCGGAGACATGGCCACGGATCATGTAAACGGAAACGGCACAGAGGAACCAATGGACACTACAGCAGCCGCGGCCCAGTCAGAACATTTCCCGGCGTTACTGGAAGCTGGTTTACCTCAGCAGGTCGCTGAGAAGCTAGATGAACTCTATGTGGCAG GCCTGGTAGCACATAGTGACCTGGACGAACGGGCTATTGAAGCTTTGAAAGAATTCAACGAGGAGGGAGCCCTGCAAGTGCTGGTCCAGTTCAAAGAGAGCGACCTGTCCCACGTGCAG AACAAAAGTGCCTTCCTCTGTGGTGTAATGAAGACgtacagacagagggagaaacaagGGACAAAAGTTTCAGATTCCACTAAAGGACCCGATGAGGCTAAAATCAAAGAACTCCTGGACAGAACCAACTACACACTGGACGTCACAACAGGACAGCGAAAGTATGGCGGGCCCCCCCCTGAGTCTGTGTACTCAGGGGCCCAGCCCACAGTTGGAACAGAG ATATTTGTCGGGAAGATTCCCCGTGACCTGTTTGAAGACGAGCTGGTTCCTCTCTTTGAGAAGGCCGGGTCTATCTGGGATCTCAGGCTAATGATGGACCCGCTGAGCGGCATGAACAGGGGCTACGCCTTCGTCACATTCTGTAATAAAGACGCAGCCCAGGAGgcggtgaagcag TGTAATAATCATGAGATTCGCCCTGGAAAGCACATCGGGGTTTGTATATCTGTCGCCAACAACCGGCTCTTTGTTGGCTCCATTCCCAAGAGTAAAACAAAGGAGCAGATCGTCGAAGAATTCGCTAAAGTCACAG AGGGCCTCAGTGATGTCATACTGTACCATCAACCTGACGACAAAAAGAAGAACCGAGGCTTTTGCTTCCTGGAGTATGAAGACCACAAAACGGCAGCTCAGGCCCGTCGCCGGCTCATGAGCGGGAAGGTGAAGGTGTGGGGCAACGTGGTGACGGTGGAGTGGGCGGATCCCATCGAAGACCCCGATCCAGAGGTCATGTCCAAG GTCAAGGTTTTATTTGTGAGGAATCTTTCTAACGGTGTAACAGAGGAGATCCTGGAGAAGTCCTTCAGTGCGTTTGGAAACCTGGAGCGAGTGAAGAAGCTCAAAGATTACGCTTTCATTCACTTTGAAGAGAGGGACGGAGCCGTGAAG GCCCTGGAGGAACTGAACGGGAAGGACCTGGAGGGAGACGCCATTCAGATTGTTTTTGCTAAACCACCAGATCAGAAGAGGAAGGAGCGTAAAGCCCAGAG GTACGATGACTATTACTACTACCCCCCCCCTGCCCACATGCCGCCGCCTGCGAGAGGCCGGGGCAGAGGCGGCAACAGGGGTGGCTACTCTTACCCCCCCGACTACTACGGTTACGAGGACTACTATGACTATTATGGCTATGACTATCACAACTATCGTGGTGGCTATGACGACCCCTATTACGGCTACGACGACTTCCAGGGCCCAAGCCGGGGGCGCGGTGGCAGCCGGGGCTCGAGGGGCGGAGCCTCTCCATCCAGGGGGCGTGGCGGCGCAGGCGGACCTAGGGGCAGGTCCAGCTTCTCCCCGCGTGGCGGACCGGGACCAGGACGTGGAGGGCGTGGCCCAAGAGGAGGAGTGCAGCCGAGAGGGCGAGGAGGGGTACGTGGTGCACGGGGTGGCCGCGGTGGAAATGTAGGAGGAAAGCGCAAAGCTGATGGGTACAACCAGCCAGATTCCAAGCGTCGCCAAACCAATAATCAGAACTGGGGCTCTCAACCCATTGCTCAGCAACCGCTCCAAGGTGGTGACCATTCTGGTAACTATTCTGGTTACAAATCTGACAACCAGGAGTTTTATCAGGATTCTTTTGGGCAACAGTGGAAGTAA
- the LOC133973238 gene encoding heterogeneous nuclear ribonucleoprotein Q-like isoform X1, translated as MMSGDMATDLTGDMATELTGDMATDLTGDMATDLTGDMTTEPTGTTTTDPIGDMSPDLTGDMATDHVNGNGTEEPMDTTAAAAQSEHFPALLEAGLPQQVAEKLDELYVAGLVAHSDLDERAIEALKEFNEEGALQVLVQFKESDLSHVQNKSAFLCGVMKTYRQREKQGTKVSDSTKGPDEAKIKELLDRTNYTLDVTTGQRKYGGPPPESVYSGAQPTVGTEIFVGKIPRDLFEDELVPLFEKAGSIWDLRLMMDPLSGMNRGYAFVTFCNKDAAQEAVKQCNNHEIRPGKHIGVCISVANNRLFVGSIPKSKTKEQIVEEFAKVTEGLSDVILYHQPDDKKKNRGFCFLEYEDHKTAAQARRRLMSGKVKVWGNVVTVEWADPIEDPDPEVMSKVKVLFVRNLSNGVTEEILEKSFSAFGNLERVKKLKDYAFIHFEERDGAVKALEELNGKDLEGDAIQIVFAKPPDQKRKERKAQRQAAKTQMYDDYYYYPPPAHMPPPARGRGRGGNRGGYSYPPDYYGYEDYYDYYGYDYHNYRGGYDDPYYGYDDFQGPSRGRGGSRGSRGGASPSRGRGGAGGPRGRSSFSPRGGPGPGRGGRGPRGGVQPRGRGGVRGARGGRGGNVGGKRKADGYNQPDSKRRQTNNQNWGSQPIAQQPLQGGDHSGNYSGYKSDNQEFYQDSFGQQWK; from the exons ATG ATGTCTGGTGACATGGCCACGGATCTCACTGGTGACATGGCCACGGAGCTCACTGGTGACATGGCCACGGATCTTACTGGTGACATGGCCACGGATCTTACTGGTGACATGACCACCGAACCAACTGGTACCACGACCACTGATCCAATTGGTGACATGTCCCCTGATCTAACCGGAGACATGGCCACGGATCATGTAAACGGAAACGGCACAGAGGAACCAATGGACACTACAGCAGCCGCGGCCCAGTCAGAACATTTCCCGGCGTTACTGGAAGCTGGTTTACCTCAGCAGGTCGCTGAGAAGCTAGATGAACTCTATGTGGCAG GCCTGGTAGCACATAGTGACCTGGACGAACGGGCTATTGAAGCTTTGAAAGAATTCAACGAGGAGGGAGCCCTGCAAGTGCTGGTCCAGTTCAAAGAGAGCGACCTGTCCCACGTGCAG AACAAAAGTGCCTTCCTCTGTGGTGTAATGAAGACgtacagacagagggagaaacaagGGACAAAAGTTTCAGATTCCACTAAAGGACCCGATGAGGCTAAAATCAAAGAACTCCTGGACAGAACCAACTACACACTGGACGTCACAACAGGACAGCGAAAGTATGGCGGGCCCCCCCCTGAGTCTGTGTACTCAGGGGCCCAGCCCACAGTTGGAACAGAG ATATTTGTCGGGAAGATTCCCCGTGACCTGTTTGAAGACGAGCTGGTTCCTCTCTTTGAGAAGGCCGGGTCTATCTGGGATCTCAGGCTAATGATGGACCCGCTGAGCGGCATGAACAGGGGCTACGCCTTCGTCACATTCTGTAATAAAGACGCAGCCCAGGAGgcggtgaagcag TGTAATAATCATGAGATTCGCCCTGGAAAGCACATCGGGGTTTGTATATCTGTCGCCAACAACCGGCTCTTTGTTGGCTCCATTCCCAAGAGTAAAACAAAGGAGCAGATCGTCGAAGAATTCGCTAAAGTCACAG AGGGCCTCAGTGATGTCATACTGTACCATCAACCTGACGACAAAAAGAAGAACCGAGGCTTTTGCTTCCTGGAGTATGAAGACCACAAAACGGCAGCTCAGGCCCGTCGCCGGCTCATGAGCGGGAAGGTGAAGGTGTGGGGCAACGTGGTGACGGTGGAGTGGGCGGATCCCATCGAAGACCCCGATCCAGAGGTCATGTCCAAG GTCAAGGTTTTATTTGTGAGGAATCTTTCTAACGGTGTAACAGAGGAGATCCTGGAGAAGTCCTTCAGTGCGTTTGGAAACCTGGAGCGAGTGAAGAAGCTCAAAGATTACGCTTTCATTCACTTTGAAGAGAGGGACGGAGCCGTGAAG GCCCTGGAGGAACTGAACGGGAAGGACCTGGAGGGAGACGCCATTCAGATTGTTTTTGCTAAACCACCAGATCAGAAGAGGAAGGAGCGTAAAGCCCAGAGGCAAGCAGCCAAAACACAAAT GTACGATGACTATTACTACTACCCCCCCCCTGCCCACATGCCGCCGCCTGCGAGAGGCCGGGGCAGAGGCGGCAACAGGGGTGGCTACTCTTACCCCCCCGACTACTACGGTTACGAGGACTACTATGACTATTATGGCTATGACTATCACAACTATCGTGGTGGCTATGACGACCCCTATTACGGCTACGACGACTTCCAGGGCCCAAGCCGGGGGCGCGGTGGCAGCCGGGGCTCGAGGGGCGGAGCCTCTCCATCCAGGGGGCGTGGCGGCGCAGGCGGACCTAGGGGCAGGTCCAGCTTCTCCCCGCGTGGCGGACCGGGACCAGGACGTGGAGGGCGTGGCCCAAGAGGAGGAGTGCAGCCGAGAGGGCGAGGAGGGGTACGTGGTGCACGGGGTGGCCGCGGTGGAAATGTAGGAGGAAAGCGCAAAGCTGATGGGTACAACCAGCCAGATTCCAAGCGTCGCCAAACCAATAATCAGAACTGGGGCTCTCAACCCATTGCTCAGCAACCGCTCCAAGGTGGTGACCATTCTGGTAACTATTCTGGTTACAAATCTGACAACCAGGAGTTTTATCAGGATTCTTTTGGGCAACAGTGGAAGTAA